DNA from Ovis canadensis isolate MfBH-ARS-UI-01 breed Bighorn chromosome 4, ARS-UI_OviCan_v2, whole genome shotgun sequence:
tttattggttttctgcataaaacaaggaatatcagcctctttctctatctcttttactttcttattgtcGACTCCAGACCAcaaggttctggtccattaaaggacctcaacatatGAGGAGTTTATGGTTTGTGTAGTTGTACTGGGAAACCAGGGAAGTGTTTTAAGTAGTGGAGTGGAATGATCTAATTTACATGTTCAGAGGATCATTCTTGTGGCTGTGTGGAGAATATATTATGGGGGAAAAGGTTAGAAGTAGAGAAATGAGTTAAGAGGCCATGAAGCAGTTTAGAGGAGAGATCGTGGAAGTCTACACCAGGATAGGGGCAGTGGAAATGGAAAATTATCTGTGTTATTCATGTTAGCCGCATTCAGAATGTATTTATGCATATAAGGTTTGAAGGTGGGCCTTCAGGATCCTAATTAAGTGCTCACTTAGATTTTTAACTGGATTACAAGATAGTGGAGGAGAAGGATGTGTggtcatcttctcctgtgagaactccaaaattagaacttgctgttgaacaaccatcaataggagaatgttggatcccaccaaaaaaagataccccatgttcaagggcaaaggagaagccccagcaagactgtAGGgacaaaatcatgtttagaatcaaactccatacTCGCCAAAGATACTTGGAGGGCTCCAACAAAGCCTTGTGCACACTGGgaaaccccacagagactgagccagacctgccttttgagtgtttgagtgtgtCCTGTGGGGGTGAAGGTCAGCAATGACCTGCTgctggggcaggggctctgggtgcaggagacctgggtatggcataagccctcttggaggatgtcaccattaaccccaccatagagccaccagaacttacacaggactgggaaaacagtctctgggagggcacaaacagaaccttgtatgcactagaacccaggagaaaggatcaGTGACCCcgcaagagactgacccagacttgcctgtgaatgtctaggagtctctggtggaggcgtggTGCAGGGTTGGGGCCACTGAGTGTGTCAGTGAGTGCACaggtccttttgaaggaggtcgccattttcttcattacttccaccatagtttggccccaggtaaatagcagggagggaacacagccttacccatcaacagaaaattggactaaagatttactgagcatggccccgcccatcagaacaagacccagtttccccctcagtcagtctctcccatcaggaagcttccataagtctcatccttctccatcagagggcagacagactgaaaaccacaatcacagaaaactaaccaatttgatcaaatggaccacagccttgtctaactcaatgaaactatgagccatgatgtgtagggccacccaagatggatgggtcatggtggagagttctgataaaacgtggtccagtggagaagggaatggcaaaccacttcagcattcttgccttgagaaccccatgaacagtatgaaaaggcaaaaagataggacactgaaagatgaactccccaggttggtaggtgcccaaaatgctacaggagatcagtggagaaataactccagaaagaatgaagagacagagccaaagtgaaaacaacacccagttgtggatgtgactggtgatggtagTAAAGTCCAGTgccataaagaacaatattgcataggaaactggaatctTAGGTGCATGAAgccaggcaaattggaagtggtcaaacaggagatggcaagagtgaacattggatGTTTTAGGAATtggtgaattaaaatggactagaatgggtgaatttaactcagatgaccattatatctactagtgggcgagaatcccttagaagaaatggagtagccctcatagtcaacaaaagagtccaaaatgcagtatttgagtgcaatcttaaaaacgacagaatgatctccgttcgtttccaaggcaaaacattcaataatcacactaatccaagtctgtgcccgaaccagtaatgttgaagaagttgaaattgaacagttctatgaagacctacaagatcttctagaactaacatccaaaaaagatgtccttttcatcataagggactggaatgcaaaagtagaaagtcaagagatacctggagtaacaggcaaatttggccttggagtacaaaatgaagcagggcaaagactaacagagttttgccaagagaacatactggtcataataaacaccctcttccaagaacacaagagaaaactctacacatggacatcaccagatggtcagtaccaaaatcagattgattatattctttgcagccaaagatggagaagctctatacagtcagcaaaaacaagactgggagctgactgtggctcagatcatgattccttattgccaaattcagacttcaattgaagaaagtagggaaaaccactagaccattcaggtatgacctaaatcaaatcccttgtgattatacagtggaagtgacaaacagattcaagggattagatctgatagagtgcctgaagaactatggatgaaggtttgtgacattatacagtaagtagtgatcaagaccatccccaagaaaaagaaatgcaaaaaggcaaaatggttgtctgaggaggtcttacaaatagctgtgaaaagaagaaaagctaaaggcaaaggagagaaggaaaggtatactcatttgaatgcagaattctgaagaataggagagataagaaagccttagtgatcaatgcaaagaaatagaggaaaacagtagagtgggaaagactagagatctcttcaagaaaattagagatacatttcatgcaaagatgggtacaataaaggacagaaatggtatgaacctaacagaagcagaagatattaagaggtggcaagaatgcacagaagaactatacaaaaaagatcttcataactcaGATTACCACAATggcatggtcactcacctagagccagacgtcctggaatgagaagtcaagtgggccttatgaagcatctctgtgaacaaagctagtggaagtgatggaattccagttgagctatttcaaatcctgaaagatgatgctgtgaaagtgctgcactcaatatgccagccaatttggaagactcagcagtggccacaagactggaaaaggtcagttttcattccagtcccaaagaaaggcaattccaaagaatgcttaaactactgtacaattgcactcatctcacatgctagtaaagtaatgctcaggattctctaagccaggcttcaacagtatttgAACTCCCAGTTGTTCATGCtagattttgaaaaggcaaaaagatcaaattgccaacatctgttggatcatcgaaaaagcaagagagttccagagaaatatctatttctgctttattgactatgccaaagccttgtgtggatcacaacatactatagaaaattcatcaagagatgggaataccagaccacctgacctgcctcctgagaaatctgtatgtaggccaggaaccaacagttagaacgggacatgaaacaacagactgattacaaaatcgggaaaggagtatgtcaaggctgtgtactgtcaccctgcttatttaacttctatgcagagtacatcatgtgaaatgccaggctggatgaagcacaagctgaaatcaagattgccgggagaaatatcaataacctcagatatgcagatgacactgcccttatggcagaaagcaaagaaaaactaaagagcctcttgatgaaagtaaaaggggagagtgaaaaagttggcttaaaactaaacattcagaaaattaagatcatggcatctggtcccatcacttcctggcagatagatggggaaacaatggaaacagtgagagactttatttttgagggctccaaaatcgctgcagatgatgactgcagccatgaaatcttttaatttaacacttgctccttgaaagaaaagttatgaccagcctagacagcatattaaaaagcagagacattactgtggcAATAAAgctagtcaaagctgtggattttccagtagttatgtatggatgtgaaagttggactataaagaaagcttaacactgaagaattgatgcttttgaattgtggtgttggagaagactcttgagagttccttggactgcaaggagacccaaccagtcaatcctaaaggaaatcagtcctgaatattcattggaaggactgacactgaagctgaaactccaatactttggccacctgatgtgaagaaatgactcagtggaaaagaccctgatgctgcgaaagattgaagtgagaggagaaggggatgacagaggatgagacagttggatggcatcaccaactcgatggacatgagtttgagtaagccctgggagttggtgatggacagggaatcctggctgcagtccatggggttgcaaagagtcggacacaactgagcgactgaactgaagtagactTATTACTGGACATGGTGCATTCTTCAGGTCAGGACTTTAAAGGCCCTGCAAGGCTGCAGACCAGTTATCATTTTATTTGTATTGCTGATATCTCTGCTGTGTACACTCAACTCTGCTGATTTCCTTCTGTGTTCTTCAGATTAGTGAACTTTGATCGGTATAAATGCATATTGTCTAAGATTTGTCTTGATGTCAGTCTGAGTGTACTACTAACAGTTAGCCACACAGTTGTCATGTAGAGTAGTATCAGAAGCAGGAATGATGCAGAGACTTGGACCATGATGTCTAAGTCCTTGGGGAGAAAGTGCCAAGAATAATGAAGGGGTGGAAGATTATCTGAGAATGCCTTGTTAGTCTGCTGACCGGTATTCTCTCAGCTGACTCTCTTCAGGGTCTCCCAGCTGAAAAAATCTCAGCTAACGGTCTGGAGGTCCCCTCTACACACAGCTGTCTCTCTGGGAGTGGTATCATATTATAGtgccctctcttcctgccctggagTCCTAAACTATCTGTATATAGTTTCCCTAATACTctgtcttcatttaaaaaataatcccttTTTAAAACACTTCTGGAATGACCTAGTCTGCAAATTATTTTGGCCAGTGCCCTGACTTTCCTTACTTACTTTGGTCTTTTACTGAAAAGAATGGTTGAGAGCAAATGTGTGATCTCAGTATTCTTTCTAGGTATCTGCAGCCTGGGTTGCCACAAGATCACAGCTCCAGTATTGATTTCTCCAACAAACTGCAGGCTTAATAGAATGGAAATACATGTGTTTACTTGGTAGACTGTGGTCAATGTACATTTTGGAAGCAGCCTTTAGTAATGCTGTGGTTTTAGTTATAGTATGATGGTTCTACTATTTATGTTAAGAAATGAGAATAGTTATAACTGTGGGCTCATAATTCATATTACTGATACCTGATGGAATGATGGCAGTGATAATGATGATATTCAACAAAGTCATTTGAGAAATTGAATTCTGGTCACCAGCTAATGAGATATACATGGAAGTACACTGTCTTAGGAAATTTGTAAGGCACTGTTTTGGTTCACAGAGAGTGTCTATATATGTTTTTTTGGTCAGCCTGAATTATTACTGACATGTCAATACAGTTCAGGCCCTCTGAAAAAATCCATCCTTTGAGTAGCTTTTATGATACTTCATTATTGTTATCATTTAAACATTCAGGTACTTAAGAATTTCCGGCTCCCTAGAGATGAGCCTGTAGCCCCTTCATGTGAGGCATACTCtaagaaaacaaggaaagaggCACTAAGAGGCACTCCATTTAATTCTGATCCAGGACCACTGACTCtgaatttttcctgttttatgaaTGTAAACCTCCCTCCAGGATGATTGTGATAGTGCCATATGGTGAAATTCTGATATTTCCTCCTTTTGTTTGTGTCCCTGAGTCGCTGCTCCTGAGTGATTCTGTGTGGCCCTTCTGGTGACCCACCTTTCCACTCTGGGTTTCCACTCCACTTTCCACTCAGAGCCCTACTGCCTTTGAAATGGAGTCCAAATCCTCCATCTTCTTGTGActcatctcttccttctttgcGTGACACTGGACACTATTTGCATTTTGGCAAAGAGCTTCTGAGTTTAGATCGTAGAAGGAATGTGACAAACCAAGTCGTCCTCTGAAGAGGACAGACTAACCTGAAAGAGCCAGAAGAAGGTTTGCTGTGTTGTGCCTACAACAGACCAAACTGGGCAGAGATAAGAGACAAGTACAGAGAAGCAGCAGATAGAGGTGATTAACAGGAATTTCAAATCAGGAAGAGAATGTTTCTCAATGGAAAGAACAAAGATCAGGTCTGCTGAACAGCTAACATGTTGAGACTCAGCAATTTGGGGTTTCTGGTTCTGACCGCCATTCAGTTCATCCTGGGAATGCTGGGGAATGGTTTCATAGGGTGGGTCAATGGCAGCAGCTGGTTCAAGAGCAAGAGGATCTCTTTGCATGACTTCATTATCACTAACCTGGCTGTCTCCAGGATTGTTTTGCTGTGGATTCTCTTGATCGATGGTGTTTTACTGGTGTTCTCTCCCAAACTACACGATGAAGGGATAATCATGCAAATTATTGATGTGTTCTGGACATTTACAAACCATCTGAGCATTTGGCTTACCACCTGTGTCAGTGTCTTCTACTGCCTGAAAGTGGCCAGTTTCTCCCATCCTATGTTCCTCTGGCTCAAATGGAGAGTTTCCAGGGTGGTTGTATGGATGCTGTTGAGTACCCTGCTGTTATCATGTGGCAGTGCCATCTCTCTGATCCGAGAATTTAAGATCTATTCTGTTCTCGGTGGAATTGATAGAACCGGGAATATGACTGAGCTCtttagaaggaaggaaaaagaatataaactgaTCCATGTTCTTGGGACTCTGTGGGACCTCCCTCCCCTAGTCGTATCTCTGATCTCCTACTTTCTGCTTATCCTCTCCCTGGGGAGGCACGTGCGGCAGATGCATCAAGACTGTGGCAGCTCCAGAGATCCCAGTACCGAGGCCCACAGGAGGGCCATCAGAgtcatcctctccttcctcttcctcttcctactctactatctttccttttctgttttaacaTCCAGTTATTTCCTACCAGCAACTAAGATGATTGCGAAGATCGGAGAAGTAATTACAATGTTCTATCTTGCTGGCCACTCTTATGTTCTCATTCTGGGAAATAGCAAGCTGAAGCAGATGTTTGTGGCGATGCTCCGGTGTGAGCCTGGTTGTCTGAAGCCTGGATCCAAGGGATCTGTTTATCCATAGAGCATCGTGGGGTGTGGGAGGGAGCCTAGGGGTCCTTAGACCTAGGAGGCCTTAGCCAGGATCACAGGGCTCTTCCTCACCCTCCTGTGGCACCAATTCTATAACTATCGCTTCATCCTGTCCCCCTGGGGACACTTCCCATGGCCTCTCCTTTTGTGGTTGCGTTGAAGAGGCTGAAATAGTCTTTGGAACATGTAGACAAGGAGTTGTATTTTAATAAGTATCAACTCAACATAATGAGCTGATTACTAGCTTTAAGTTCAAGTTTATACTGACAGTGATGTAGTGAATAGAGGGGAGAGAGCAAAAAAACACATTGTAGTCCCACAGGCTCAGGTTTGAATTCTGATTCAGTCCGTTTTTCAAGACTTGTTTTTGGCCTTAGGGGAGTTACTTTAATTACCTGTTTGATTCTGTCTTTCcccattttaaaatgcagactgTGATACTGACTTCACAGGGTTTTAGAGATTCAGAAGACAGTGTGAGCTGTCGTTTCAGCACAGTGCATTGTGTCAGGATTATATCAGAattaagaggagaagggggcagttgaatggcatcactgactccatggacatgagtttgagaaaactcagggagatagtgatggacagagaagcctggcgtgctgcagtccacggggtcacaaagagtcagacatggctgagcgactgaccaAGGAGGAAATCTGCAGGCGGTGAAGCTGTTACTGTAACAGTGAATTGTTCCGCCGCGGCAGTCACCGCAGGAGACCTGCCTCCACAAATCCATTATGTACTGATaagcagagaaatgcaagtcaagacCCGTGGGTACTAGGTTCCAATCCAGTCTCCTGGCTAAGTCATTTTACGCTAATTTCAATAGTCCTTTGCTTTCCTTTATAATTTTGCTGAAGCAAATTTTCAagtaatctttaattttttagattGGTCAAATGtccaagcattaaaaaaaaaattatccaagatgcatatctgtttttaaaatgttagagtTTTATGCAAAATAAGTGGTTTTTCTAAATGtaatcacttttattttaataaaattatgtagGCTTTGATTTCCTTCCTGTCACTGAGCATTGCTGACAAGTCAGTGAGAATGTTATTGCTTGAGATCTCAAACTTGTAAACATATTTAGGACACATGGCAACTCTAAATCTGGATTTCTGTCACTAATGGAGCTCT
Protein-coding regions in this window:
- the TAS2R3 gene encoding taste receptor type 2 member 3, which translates into the protein MLRLSNLGFLVLTAIQFILGMLGNGFIGWVNGSSWFKSKRISLHDFIITNLAVSRIVLLWILLIDGVLLVFSPKLHDEGIIMQIIDVFWTFTNHLSIWLTTCVSVFYCLKVASFSHPMFLWLKWRVSRVVVWMLLSTLLLSCGSAISLIREFKIYSVLGGIDRTGNMTELFRRKEKEYKLIHVLGTLWDLPPLVVSLISYFLLILSLGRHVRQMHQDCGSSRDPSTEAHRRAIRVILSFLFLFLLYYLSFSVLTSSYFLPATKMIAKIGEVITMFYLAGHSYVLILGNSKLKQMFVAMLRCEPGCLKPGSKGSVYP